The following proteins are co-located in the Desulfobulbaceae bacterium genome:
- a CDS encoding cytochrome c biogenesis protein ResB, which yields MMVGLSLVLIPESLGFWPSIHWPRRLLLFALSINLIFCTVIKWRRLTTSVLMIHGGIVAILVGGALGSLGFVATVNIHEGSDTATAFRWDRQEDTPLGFRLMVKRINYDYYPTPVRIGVLVDGDPVQLCEFITGESLVCAGLQIEALGFDPTLPALTLAVTFPDGRRSEIMASTTVDDVKIGAVIQLVAFKTPVVKRTWIDMAIIVDGAPPFNGQSEVNRPLIWQGLRFFHTATGTDPAGQSYAGIQIVKDRGLPLVYLGFALLLIGNISFFINKMFDHRRGCNSNRAAE from the coding sequence TTGATGGTCGGGCTGTCCCTGGTCTTGATCCCTGAGTCGCTGGGGTTTTGGCCGTCAATCCACTGGCCTCGCCGCCTTCTTCTGTTTGCCTTAAGTATTAATTTGATTTTCTGTACTGTTATCAAGTGGCGGCGTCTCACGACGAGCGTGTTGATGATTCATGGTGGTATTGTGGCTATTTTAGTTGGTGGTGCCCTGGGTAGCCTTGGCTTTGTCGCCACTGTCAATATTCACGAGGGGAGCGATACTGCTACTGCTTTCCGTTGGGATCGTCAGGAAGACACCCCCTTGGGCTTTCGTTTAATGGTTAAACGCATTAACTATGACTATTACCCGACTCCTGTCAGAATAGGGGTCCTGGTTGATGGGGACCCTGTCCAGCTCTGCGAGTTTATTACCGGAGAGAGTCTGGTCTGTGCGGGGCTTCAGATTGAGGCATTGGGTTTTGATCCGACACTTCCAGCACTTACCCTCGCTGTGACTTTTCCAGACGGACGGCGGTCAGAGATCATGGCGAGCACAACAGTTGACGACGTAAAAATCGGTGCTGTTATTCAGCTTGTTGCGTTTAAGACTCCTGTTGTTAAGCGGACATGGATAGATATGGCGATTATTGTCGACGGTGCTCCTCCTTTTAATGGGCAGAGTGAGGTTAATCGCCCGCTCATCTGGCAGGGCCTTCGATTTTTCCATACCGCCACCGGGACCGATCCCGCTGGTCAGTCCTATGCTGGAATTCAGATAGTGAAAGATCGGGGGTTACCTTTGGTCTATCTCGGGTTTGCTCTGTTGTTAATTGGTAACATTTCTTTTTTTATTAATAAAATGTTTGATCACCGTCGTGGATGTAATTCTAACAGAGCGGCAGAATAG